A stretch of DNA from Ricinus communis isolate WT05 ecotype wild-type chromosome 4, ASM1957865v1, whole genome shotgun sequence:
ATTTTGATTGGGTTTGGTGGCTATTGCCATTGATTTGGCAGAGATTTTCGTCAGAAGCAGAGCGGACGCCTTGAGAAATGTAAAGCACTGTAGCAGCATGAAACACCATGTACAAATCTCTAACCCTTTGCTAACATTAgattcaattcttttcttgtaaCATATAGGGCAGTGAATTTAATCTCTTGGTAGGTTTTATTCTAGCTAAAATTTTGACAACCCGTCCTGAAAGATGTTGTATAGATATTCAGGTTCAGATAGAGTTATTAGCTGGCGGGTTTCTCTCAGTGTAATTGTATTATAACAGCGAAAATATAGGTTTCAGaaatttcttgtttcttcGAATCTtgtatcttctttcttttactttagCTTTAGTCACCCGCTTACGCGTTCATTATATATCTTTAGTTTCTTCTAAAAAGCTgagtttatttctttatgtttttgcTTTGGCTATTGCTAATGTTGTTATCCGGTAATTCCCAATGAAAGGTGGACTTTCAGATCTTGTGAAGCTCCTCTACAATTAGTGATTTCAATACAAAGAAAACTTTCAGGTCAGATTAAATCTTATCAATCATAGTAATCTTAAACTAAATCTTAGAATGGAAAGTTAAAACATGATTATAATGTTCTTACTCATGTGcatgaagaaaaatagataatgtTACTTATGTGaagagaaataatataaataaattaataagaaaagtcTATACTTATAAAGGGAAGAGAAACTAAAAGTCTAAAATCCCTAATTCAAACCCTATTGAGATTCCTAACAAGCTTCAAATCTAAAAATCTGCatctctcttctctctctttcgCCACTTAAATTGGTGAAAGTTGGTATTGATGGCTTGAGTTTTTAAGGCAAATGTTCTTCCATACACTGATTAATTCATTGGAGAGAAACTCGGCTTGACAATGCTGTTTATAACACAAACAACTATTCTGTTACAAACTAAATGATGTTATTAATTCACTGcaaatttgttgttgtttttcttttgcttttacTAATTTCGTTCAATAGGACATGATGatggaaaataattccgtaagaAAAGAGTTCGATTCGTTCGGATGTTGATGTTGTAGTTTTAGTAATGCGTTTCAGTCTCCGTAGTATCGAACACTAGTAATTAGAGAGTTTCACAATGTATTTATAATGTTCATGTCTTGTAAATGTTGTAAGTTGTTATTGAAACACATGCTTTTTGGTCAATATAAAGGGGTCAACGGTGATAGTAATTTCTATTTAGTATAACAATAATCATAGAGCTATAGCTAACCTCAAAGCTAAATAGAtagactttttttttgttattcttaaaagaaaaaataatttaatcaaaatgtGAATTTGGACGCTCTTAAAAGAATATTCTCAAGAAACTATTTCTCTCAGAATACAAACTTAAATCTTTGAATCGCTTGATGAAAGTCATCCAATCAGGTAGTCGCtatagtttgaaattttattagactaaattattttttcttttttggctcattattttttttatatccaTTAATTGTTTTAGCTGTCATATACTAGAATTATATccttttatttacttattttttttttaaatttctcttaCTAGTCATTGGATGATtgctaaaaattaattttgattattgattttctcttatagtacaataaataataaaaaaaagaattgatatGTTACAAGGATATTTTGAATTCAGACAAGAAAAAGTAGAGAATCTCAAGTATTCAGAAAAGTCAACTGTACATGCACAAAAACAAACTCAATTGTAACATCCAAATCTTGCATCTAACTTATAAATGACCAAAGAGGTGCGATTCTTTTACACCCCACACAAATATTTACCCGAATTTTTGTCTAACACATCATTGTTAAACTAAACCTATCAAAACATGTGACATCAGCTAATTACTTCTTGTAAGTTAGAATCGTTAAATCAGATTCTTAGCATTACTTAGAGACCTGACTTAAGTGATAAAAACATGTAGCGAGAAGTTTTGGGGTCGAATCACTACTTTGCACCAAGTAAAATTACACCATGTTGACACTCTATGAAAAAAAGGAATACTATAGTCACCTTCTTATAGTAAATCAGATTCGTAAATTCACAGTCTTGAAAATGACTCAAGTTATACTGCCCCACCCCCATTCAGGAAGAACATACCATGATTACTAGTCAAGATTGAAAGAAGGAAAACATTACTTGATGAATATGTTTATGATGCTTGAATTATGCAATCTAGGCAATTGTTAGTGACTTAGTGTGAGatataatgaaaaagaagTGTGAATTCTTCCCAAAGTTGATTAATTTACTTCTAATTCCAAGCTATGATTCCCTTGTATATGCCtcaaaatattagtttttcttgTTGGTTCTGTACTTAAAAAATTGCtgaaatttcattttctcGATTACTCAGTACTATCTACAATGTGGATTTGCCTTCTTCATCTGTTCTATTTCATTACATCAACccaacaatataaataaataaataaaccttTTTTAACTTAACAATGAATAACACTTTCCAATCTATAAATAAACAGTGTAacaaattatagaaaaaaactaaaaaggaaaaagaaatgaaatcaaaTGGAGAATTTAGAGTGAAATTGGATAAAATGTGCATGTATATACGCATTTCCCTTTTCAACAGTGCTTCTTGTTCATGAGTATCATCTCAGTTGCTGATCTTTATTGTTTCCAAGAAGTAACCTGGTTCCCATCACGAAATGAAATGATGCTTTCTATAGAATCCAtctggaaaaaaaaatatcaagaaaaaaatacttgATCTTGTGTATTTCTTTCAATCTATAATTTACGGAAGTTCTTGCGTAGCCTTTGAGCTAACATAACCACCTTGATAATCTTCCTCTAAAATTTCAATCCTGTAAGCAAACCTACCTTCTTCTTGATCTATGCAAGAATTCCTGTTGCAGCTTTCCAGGAAGATGCAGGTTGCAACAGTATCAAGAACAATAAAAACTGAATACAAGTACGCAATTAGCATCCCTTCCATAACCATCAACGAACTCGCCGTCTGGCCCCTATGATTGTAAGGTCTAACAATTCTGTACTGAAACAAAGCTTCAATTCCTGCCAGGGATATACTTGCAGGCAGGGCAAGGGACAGTGCTGTTGAAGTTCTTCCGCGAATCATTACACAGGCCTTCAAAAATGCCATAAATCCACCGGATTTTTCTCCGCCGGATAAAACTAATGCTAAGTTGCATGTTATAAGTGCATTGGCAAGAATGATCGAGTAAAGAACTGCTCCAGCAGCTGAGAGTAGGAGACAGCTGTTGGGTGAAGAGAAACCAAACCCTTCGAGAAAGTTAAAAGACAGGAATAACAGACAGAACGCTGTCGCATTCGCGGAGATGATCAGGAATGTGTTGAAAATATAGGTAAGCAGAAGAGGGTTGAAAATGCATATGATGCAAGAGAAAGATGGAGATGATAAAGTTGGTTTAGATTTGTTGAGAGCTTGAATTACTGACGCTTTTGCAAAAAGCAAGAAAGTAAGGGTAAAGGGCAGTGCAAAAACTGATGAAGAGATTGTTTGGGAGAGTTTGAGGCTGAGAATGGTGAAGAATTCTGACGACAGAGGGAACCCGGCAGCGCGAAAAAGAGCCTGCAAGCGACTGTGTACTGTCGGAAAAAGAGAATTTGAGGAAGGGACTAACAAGGCTTGTGAAAGGAGAATTGAGACAGAGAAAGGTAAGGCAAGCAGAGCTGAACCTGAGGTGAAGTATTGATAGTTTTGAAGGAAAGTATGGATCGATCTTCTGATAATCTTGCCTGTTCTCGCCATTGGAATTCTTGAGTTATGATCTTCTTCCATTGAAGGAAAGGAGAAAGGCAAGAGATGAAGCTTTCAGCAATGGGTAGTATGCGAGAGTAATGTGCAAGGCATTGATGGgtctttctcctttttaatttcaagAATTCTTTAAAaggttcttttttcttttctttctctctgtGTCTTTGCTCTATGGTAGGTTAGAGGAGTTTTAGAGGGTTGGTTATTTTTGGATGAATTAGATAGGCCAACTAAAAAGctaacaaaatttatttttctagcaAAAGAAATTGGAGTTGTTTGATCATTGTTTTTAACAATGAGCAGTGAGTTCTCTCTTTGGCTTCATGtcattgttttctttattttagtataGTTGGCCAATACAAAGAGCCTTTggctttttagttttttacaaaatttttggtcctatttttctctttttgatatttagaaactttttttatttttatttttatgaggtAAGATATTGACATAATGagttaacttattaattacaaTTTGCATTAAAAGGCCCTGAGGCTAGCTAGcttcttctattttgttttgcCAAGTAGTACCTTATAATTTCATTGATTGCCTTTTTCTGCTTCTTATTGATATTTGCTAGGTTGGGTACAATATGTATAATGTCAATCATAgtaagaaagaataaaaaagaagaagttttcATGTGAGAAATCATTTAATCCTTGCATTTGAAGTATTGTTTCAAGCTTTCCTTTTCAGATTTTGGGCATTTAGTGCCAGCAGATGTACAAAAAGGCAGGattaacaagaaaacaaaactaGAAAAACTTTCCAACAGAAATTAAGAATTTGATAATACAATTAGAAGTGACACAGAAATTCAACAATTAAAAGGAAGAATATAGTAAAAGAGAGAGGAGAGTTGAGAAGGCACAAAGTGGTAGAGATTGCTTGGGAAAGGAGAGTTGAGTTGGGTCAATAGACTCAATacttctctcttctttttatttatgtttgtaTTCACGTGGCAAGTGAGTGGATTCTTAGCTttcaagaaaattttaataattataactttgtatatatatatatatatatatataaagagaaaaaggaaatgtgagggaaatattaaatttacatGTAATAGACTAATGATGGGTTAACGTCTTATTCAATTAGGGaattatgatagaaaatgaaaactcAACAGAAAATTGGCATAATATCTtaagtattataataattggTCATTTGTCAGTTTATTAATTCACtgaactaataattaattatcaatttcaaaacataataataataatagaattacGAACGAATTCTCAATCTCTAATTAAATAGACAATTGAATATGGAAGGCATAAAAGAATCCCAATACAGTCGGTCGGTAggtattttaagaaataaacataacgtaaaataattttaaaaaattaattttactaatgttatatttaattgaaaattactttagaaaatatgaaaaaaataataataaaattaaaagagatattttgatattatgaaatatatcGATTTGCTAATacgaaatttatttataaaatttaatttaattataactaattctatataaatttagatatatattattttaaagtaatttcactttatttaaatttataaattaattctatgaACTTTAAccaaacataatataattagtaataaAGAAGTCTActtctctcatttttttttaattcttcattcaatttttaatttttagccTTGGTGATCTtaattgtaattaaaataatatcaatataatttttgaggAATTTTATAGTCCTTTATTATAGGATGATAAGTTCTCTTTCTATAAAAACAATGAAGGATAAGAAGTGGttaaattcaatatttaaCCAATCAAACTTATTAAAAAGACATCTAAAAAAATCGATATGTGATTTAGTTCCATcgaatgaaatattttttccaCATAATTGTAATTTACTGTTTCAttaacataatttataattattaaaaataaattttttatatatatttttaaatatttatatttaatattttatattaaaatataactatttaatttttattaattaagtatttatattttaaaatatatatatatatatatattcttaaaaccCACTTATTAATATCAAACAACGCACTCAACGCCAAATTCAAATGACAAGagtatttacttttaaaagtataaagtCTTATGTCGGAATTCTCTTCTCCTCCAAATGAGATTtcacttttataaataaagaaaaaaaacaatctcaaccaattctatttttatctgaatgttatttaagaaaataatttattttaagaaggTGAACATTTCATTTCAGTTAAAAGAGTCCAAAGGAATTAATCCAATCCGGTCCAAATATTCCCTATGAGTAAcgatttatatatacaaatatataatatattaaaccacatttaaaatataatatttatattttcacgTGATAGAAAAAGTAGAgttgaaaattaagaaattgttTTTTATGTTGTCAAAAGAATGCAGCACCacaatataaaatcaaaataaaaatacttagaGAAAAAGTGTGATATCGTAAATCATAGTAATAAAGCAAATTAAAAGTGGGATTAAGGACActaatatttctattaatgAAAGTTACaaaagaagaacaaatcaaAGTCTGACTTAAGAACCAAGTTCAACTACATCTCtattaaacaattaatcttttcttcCAATCTTCATCATAAGAAAGATACATTTgcataattattctttttttttttttaaatttctcatAGGCCATGACCCATTTTCTTTCTGTAAGAAATATACACATTTGTATTGGGataagaattaagaaataacactctatattaaaaagaaattagccCTTCAAAGCTTATTTCAcactatattttaattaaaaacatatatgAACACATCATGTGGTTGAGACTTTTCAGGCATTATGATTTATTCAATTGAAaacttaaaaagatattattcatcaaatgGATTGATTATGcaatagtttaattatttgacttggctaagaaaaaaataaaaaataaaatgtggAGCCAAGGTGGATAGGGTTGTGGGGTGTTGAGTATGGTGAGGTTGGTAGGAAGTGTTTTGACCTGGTAGGTTGGTGCTTGGAGTTGGAAGGAAGGCAAGGAGTTTAGGCAGCTATCTAATTTGTGACGTGGGAATCTCTTTTAGTTGTTTAAGTTGGaaggtttttattattaattatattatgttatataaaaaatattgcaaTATTGCTTCCATAAGGTAAAGGGTCAATATAATTGGTGACCTTCTAActggaaaaaaaagaaaaaagaaaatcatatcattttgaattgaaattaGAGATGCAAGAATCCGGTGGCTATAAACCAGAGAGCTCAGATCCACttagaatttattataaaaatatccgTAGTTAAATAACGTGAATACGAACACgtaattaattcttatattttatattttaaaagtgcGGCTTTTATATAGgagtattttataaaagaaattacaaaattagcaatattagttaaaaagaaatacatttcttaatttaatatataaaataaaaatgaattatctATTTCGGATGGAGTAGCTAGTCTATTATATGATATAATTAGTTTCCTCTAAAGtctaaataataaacttaagTACTAATgttgttaaattaattaaaaaaaaaaaagggggcAAAAGAAGATGCTTTTATTGATTACATCAGTTGGCAGTTGAAGCTTATTTATCACTTCATTAACTCACTTCCCCTATAATCATTTCACATCTGAATTaactatgaaaaataatactCGTGGCTTTAAAATAATTCTGCTCAAACCATATTCATATACATCTATAAGCAATCATTTTAGACAAGACAGTCGAGTGAttcagatttattttattttttctcaaattccaaatcctaatttacataaatacttaaatCTTAGCAAGAAAATTGACTtccctttttcctttcttgatCTTAATTGAGAAGATAAATCACTTCTCTATCCTAAACCACCATCCTTGCACTTTTGAACTAAAAATTGCTTAACATGcacatattttttctttttgtgggttgcttccttttcttttctaatgcACTAAAGATAGCTACTTGAAAGAAGTTTGCCACCAAAAAAAGCATTAGAATCTTACATGAATGTAGGGCCAAAAAAAGCATTAGAATCTTACGTGAATGTAGGGTCTGTTTAATTCGATGGATCAATGCAGCTGGTAACTAGTAGCTGAaagttgataaattaaaccgtTTGTTAAAATTCTATTAGCGGTTATTATTAGTATGCGAAATTACCactgaaaatataatttatcgttaaatatattttattttattatattatatttaatgatacaaattaataaaaataaatctttccCTCGATATTAATGATCAACTACTCTCTTCAACTAGATATAATTCATTCTTGAATGTTCCCATTCAGGCCTAGTTTGTTTCTCAAGCTCATCTCTTTGTTTGAATTTCTTGTGAAGTTCTTTCACCAAGTGATCAAAAATTGCTTTCTAAGCTTCGAGCCTTGGCATGAGTGCATCCCTTGCAACCTGATTCAGTCTTACTCGTTCCTTATTACAATATTCGTACAGAAAAATATGGTCTGAAcattttaatcttttgaaatGTAATATAATAAGTCAGAGAAATCGATCTTTTTGATGGgcttaaaatcttaaaaggCTTACTGGTAGACGCCTTCATTTCTCTGCCCTTCTCCTGCGCTTTATGAGTGCCAACTCCAAGTCTTGATGAATAGCAAGCTTTTCTCTTCGTCATTTCTCTTCATATTGTTAACTGTTTGGCATTCTCATACTAACCAATTGCAAGAGGATGTGGCCTTATCTGCCTATTGTAATCCAGCTATCTTGGGCTTGCCTGTTGGCTTTGCTTTTGGATTAATAATCGGAAACATTTGTGTACTTCTAGTTTCCTTGCTATCATAATctgcaaataaaaaaatattagaagaaCCAACTTATGTCATGGCTAAGAAACACATCTTAGAAGAAAGAGTACAAGTTTCATGCAACACcgataatttaactttaatcTGAAGGCAATAATTAGTATATTTCTTTAAACTCACTTGAGCTAATTTCGCATGACCCGGAATATTAATGTTGCAAATGAAAGTAGCACCTAAATAAATGGATATTATCAGTGTTCTCCAGCATCTATTTACTGTGAGAGGGTTCTGAATGCATTTTGCCCATGTTTACTTcaatattctttatttctatgCCATTGTGATCATTCATGGCACAGAATCTTTGATTATTCATTGCTTAAGTAGAAACCATACAGCTCCTTGAACTAATGTTACTAGCTTATAATGGACAAGACTTCTTGGAAAACAAATACTTTTGAAGTATAAAAGTATTATAGTTACACCATCTGTAATGTTTAATATCACATATCAACACAAATCAAGTGATAACTGAATGAACCTAAGGTTAGTCCCCAATGAGTGCTTACGTTCCTCGCATaatcaaatgaaataatcTGGACCACCTTTCCGTTTGATGTTCATCACTTTAGAACAGTTATTCTGATCAAGAAAATCAGTTGCTTTGTAGTTGATTTCTGCTCCTTATTATCACCTTATAGGACTAAATTCAGATATTTCTGCACCTTCGTAAATATACAATGGTTTTGAAATGATAATAACTAAAGCTACgtttttaaccttttcttcacaTGACAAGAGCTGCATATAAGAGTTGGTTCTGAGTATCAGGTAATCCGGGAAGACACCAATGGCTGCAGATGTGCCAGAGTCATCACCATAAGTAGAGGGATGAGCATCTTTTCTTAGTTGTGAGAGTGTAATTATGTCTAGTAGATAGACTGGTTTCtttattatacttaaacacGCCGCAGCAGTCGGAGGTGTGCTGCCGGGATATGCTAAATTCTTTTAAGCCAACAATTTAACTCATTTGAGCTAATTTTTCACATGACCCGCATTTtcaaacaacaaaaaattgaatttttccttgcttgtttttaatatatcatgtTGTTGCATTGCAGATGGAGTAAAAGTGAAGGGAAGGCCATGGCAGTAAGGACCAGCAACTCCATGATCTCTACCTAAACATTATTAAACGGGAGAAGATGTCATCTCTCCCCATTTGAAAAGAGGCTTAGATAActgaaaaacataaatttgCAAGTTAAATgtcctaaaattaatatgaaggGTTTATTTGTATCCGGATAAAACATTAAGGGCCACTGGccaatcttttattttagtattcaCTTTATCAACTTTTGCGGTTATTGTTTAACACGTGAAACTGAGAATTCATTTGCAAATAGTGATAGTGATAGTTCATAATTTAGCCTTGGCGCGGCAAACCATTACAAGAGAGCAGAGCTGAAAGTTTTAAACTTGCAAGGACTGCAATGGCGACGTTTTAGTAAACCTTTTAAGTTTTAGCTATCAATACAGTTAACATTATTAGCATATAATGGTAACCCTCTCTCGCAATATTTTCTCCTATTTAGCAAAACAACTGTCTCAACACGCTCAATCGTCACACCCGATCCCAAACTTCATTACTTTCTCTCAGATTCAACAACACCTCGAAACCCACATAGTCACCACCCTCGGTTCCTGCACCGATATCTCCCAAATCAAACAAGTACATGCCCACATTCTCTCTAATGGACTTGCCCAATGTTGTTATGTCATCACCAAGCTTGT
This window harbors:
- the LOC8263390 gene encoding uncharacterized protein LOC8263390 isoform X1; its protein translation is MEEDHNSRIPMARTGKIIRRSIHTFLQNYQYFTSGSALLALPFSVSILLSQALLVPSSNSLFPTVHSRLQALFRAAGFPLSSEFFTILSLKLSQTISSSVFALPFTLTFLLFAKASVIQALNKSKPTLSSPSFSCIICIFNPLLLTYIFNTFLIISANATAFCLLFLSFNFLEGFGFSSPNSCLLLSAAGAVLYSIILANALITCNLALVLSGGEKSGGFMAFLKACVMIRGRTSTALSLALPASISLAGIEALFQYRIVRPYNHRGQTASSLMVMEGMLIAYLYSVFIVLDTVATCIFLESCNRNSCIDQEEGRFAYRIEILEEDYQGGYVSSKATQELP
- the LOC8263390 gene encoding uncharacterized protein LOC8263390 isoform X2, giving the protein MEEDHNSRIPMARTGKIIRRSIHTFLQNYQYFTSVHSRLQALFRAAGFPLSSEFFTILSLKLSQTISSSVFALPFTLTFLLFAKASVIQALNKSKPTLSSPSFSCIICIFNPLLLTYIFNTFLIISANATAFCLLFLSFNFLEGFGFSSPNSCLLLSAAGAVLYSIILANALITCNLALVLSGGEKSGGFMAFLKACVMIRGRTSTALSLALPASISLAGIEALFQYRIVRPYNHRGQTASSLMVMEGMLIAYLYSVFIVLDTVATCIFLESCNRNSCIDQEEGRFAYRIEILEEDYQGGYVSSKATQELP